Proteins from a single region of Penaeus monodon isolate SGIC_2016 chromosome 29, NSTDA_Pmon_1, whole genome shotgun sequence:
- the LOC119591911 gene encoding glycogenin-1-like encodes MQDDSPSRSLRSAVTETMPEAYVTLATNNGYAAGALVLAHSLRSCGTTRDLCIIITPAVSPDMKSLLEQVFNAVVTVDVLDSGDSAHLTLMKRPELGVTFTKFHCWTLTQYTKCVFLDADMLAVQNPDELFSHPELTAVCDIGWPDCFNSGMFVFVPSQETYAKLLHQSETTGSFDGGDQGILNTFFPNWNRVSFVFNMVASATYTYLPAYKQFGGNARLVHFLGATKPWHYRFDSTSGTVQTGPGYQHLTPYLNSWWAIYTRLVKPNVPEMDVQKAVEVKSPVETIQIAQQISGMHIGAESLQEGQARWERGEPDYLGRDSFANIQAYIDSKIKGNGK; translated from the exons TGCCGGAAGCATACGTAACCCTAGCGACCAACAATGGCTATGCTGCGGGCGCCTTGGTGCTGGCCCATTCCCTGCGCTCCTGCGGCACCACCAGGGACCTGTGTATTATCATCACGCCGGCTGTCTCACCCGACATGAA GTCCCTGCTGGAGCAAGTGTTCAATGCCGTAGTCACAGTCGATGTCCTGGATTCAGGAGACTCTGCCCACTTGACTCTGATGAAGCGACCAGAGTTGGGCGTCACCTTCACAAAGTTCCACTGCTGGACCCTCACCCAATACACAAAATGCGTCTTTCTTGATGCTGATATGTTG GCTGTACAGAATCCAGATGAACTCTTTTCCCACCCAGAGCTGACTGCAGTTTGTGACATTGGTTGGCCAGACTGCTTCAACTCTGGAATGTTCGTGTTCGTTCCCTCCCAAGAGACATACGCTAAGTTGCTTCACCAGTCAGAAACCACTGGAAGCTTTGATGGTGGTGATCAGGGCATTCTTAACACATTCTTCCCTAACTGGAACCGTGTGTCTTTCGTATTCAACATGGTTGCCTCCGCTACATACACCTACTTGCCAGCCTACAAACA GTTTGGAGGGAATGCAAGGCTGGTCCACTTCCTCGGTGCTACAAAGCCATGGCACTACCGCTTCGACTCAACAAGCGGCACCGTCCAGACTGGTCCAGGTTACCAACACCTTACTCCTTACCTCAATTCTTGGTGGGCCATTTACACACGCCTTGTCAAACCCAATGTTCCTGAAATG GATGTTCAAAAAGCAGTGGAGGTAAAGTCCCCTGTCGAAACCATCCAG ATTGCGCAGCAGATCAGTGGCATGCACATTGGTGCCGAGTCTCTCCAAGAGGGCCAGgcaaggtgggagagaggagaaccTGACTACTTAGGCCGTGACTCCTTTGCAAACATCCAGGCCTACATCGACTCCAAGATCAAAGGCAATGGAAAGTAG